One stretch of Miscanthus floridulus cultivar M001 chromosome 18, ASM1932011v1, whole genome shotgun sequence DNA includes these proteins:
- the LOC136520562 gene encoding uncharacterized protein, with protein sequence MTRPPHRGTPPRPAPATPSQAEAASTATAAVSESEEQRHKAKENLDVGAAVTVFGIAVLLGGLFLPKEARHPGNAVRLTVSRLLSFATFLSGKALVLLSLNMMGRQVLVSGGHRTSAKCLVAACAVLSVLTLLSLLALLPGGVYLYIGLSVVTAVTLSAAGAHWWLLRRMNNGGGGGEAAAACDDEGKEELDAASKTTCGITNSAFGGLVGVLFSASKISGAAAGSVESAAYAAIFFTFTTAIVGVFVLTVSKVVTNQRRRCSRRRLLAIATAMRLANALLLCSLACAALAAAFVVLRYRVFAAFAPLVFAAVLCFLLRHCIVVVRHDRDGEEARIKALEDIASKVTAATLGGIMSILSGALGEEDRDKWGSTSTGVLMVVLTSAFVSGFGFMVLSVAPGSATAILAPVDRVLVWSTVALFTGTAVAVYGVEVSGLDNPKVKP encoded by the exons ATGACCCGTCCTCCTCATCGCGGGACGCCACCgcggccggctccggcgacgcCGTCCCAG GCAGAGGCGGCCTCTACTGCAACCGCAGCTGTCAGCGAGAGCGAGGAGCAACGCCACAAGGCCAAGGAGAACCTGGACGTCGGAGCAGCGGTCACCGTCTTCGGCATCGCCGTGCTGCTGGGTGGGCTCTTCCTCCCGAAGGAGGCCAGGCACCCGGGCAATGCAGTGCGCCTCACCGTCTCGCGGCTGCTGTCCTTCGCCACCTTCCTCAGCGGGAAGGCCCTCGTGCTGCTCAGCCTGAACATGATGGGCCGCCAAGTCCTCGTCTCGGGTGGCCACCGCACCTCGGCCAAGTGCCTGGTCGCCGCATGCGCCGTGCTGTCGGTGCTCACGCTGCTCAGCCTACTCGCGCTCCTGCCGGGCGGTGTGTACCTGTACATCGGACTGTCCGTGGTTACGGCGGTCACCCTGTCGGCCGCCGGTGCGCACTGGTGGCTCCTCAGGCGCATGAataacggcggcggcggcggtgaggccGCCGCAGCGTGCGACGACGAGGGCAAGGAGGAGCTGGACGCGGCGTCCAAGACGACATGCGGCATCACGAACTCGGCATTCGGGGGCCTCGTCGGCGTCCTCTTCAGCGCGTCCAAGATCTCCGGCGCGGCGGCGGGCTCCGTCGAAAGCGCCGCCTACGCCGCCATCTTCTTCACGTTCACGACCGCTATCGTCGGCGTGTTCGTGCTGACGGTGTCGAAGGTGGTCACCAACCAACGACGACGATGCAGCAGGCGGCGGCTCCTCGCCATCGCCACGGCCATGAGGCTCGCCAACGCGCTCCTGCTCTGCTCGCTGGCGTGCGCCGCGCTCGCGGCAGCCTTCGTGGTTCTGAGGTACCGCGTTTTTGCGGCCTTCGCGCCGTTAGTCTTCGCAGCTGTCCTCTGCTTCCTTCTCCGGCactgcatcgtcgtcgtccgcCACGACCGAGACGGCGAGGAGGCCCGGATCAAGGCGCTGGAGGACATCGCGAGCAAGGTGACGGCGGCGACATTGGGAGGCATCATGAGCATCCTCAGTGGTGCGCTCGGAGAGGAAGACCGCGACAAGTGGGGATCCACCTCCACCGGCGTCCTCATGGTCGTCCTCACCTCGGCGTTCGTCTCGGGCTTCGGGTTCATGGTGCTCTCGGTGGCCCCAGGCTCCGCCACGGCGATCCTGGCTCCAGTCGACCGGGTGCTGGTCTGGTCCACCGTGGCGTTGTTTACGGGCACTGCTGTTGCTGTTTACGGCGTGGAGGTGTCAGGGCTAGACAATCCGAAAGTGAAGCCGTGA